In a genomic window of Tissierellales bacterium:
- a CDS encoding S1 RNA-binding domain-containing protein, whose translation HPESYEVAERIMDINDYNKINLKEVSEELDIGLPTLEDIIYELEKPGRDPREEMPKPILRKDILGIEDLKPNMILKGTVRNVVDFGAFVDVGVGQDGLVHISKLSNKFVKHPMEVVKVGDIVKVKILEVDCSKGRISLSMKI comes from the coding sequence ACATCCAGAATCTTATGAAGTAGCAGAAAGAATTATGGATATAAATGACTATAATAAAATTAATTTAAAGGAAGTATCTGAAGAATTAGATATAGGGCTTCCGACTTTAGAAGATATAATTTATGAGCTAGAAAAGCCGGGCAGGGATCCTAGGGAGGAAATGCCAAAGCCTATTCTAAGAAAGGATATATTAGGTATAGAAGACTTAAAACCAAATATGATTTTAAAAGGAACTGTAAGGAATGTAGTTGACTTTGGGGCTTTTGTAGATGTTGGTGTTGGTCAAGATGGATTAGTCCATATATCTAAGCTAAGCAATAAATTCGTAAAGCATCCTATGGAAGTAGTAAAAGTTGGAGATATAGTAAAAGTAAAAATACTAGAGGTAGATTGTTCAAAGGGTAGAATTTCCCTCAGTAT